One stretch of Pseudomonas azotoformans DNA includes these proteins:
- a CDS encoding 5-(carboxyamino)imidazole ribonucleotide synthase — protein MKIGVIGGGQLGRMLALAGTPLGMNFAFLDPAPDACAAALGEHLRADYSDPDHLRQLADEVDLVTFEFESVPAETVAFLSQFVPVYPSAEALRIARDRWFEKSMFKDLGIPTPAFADIQSQADLDAAVASIGLPAVLKTRTLGYDGKGQKVLRTDADVVGTFAELGSVACLLEGFVPFTGEVSLIAVRARDGETRFYPLVHNTHDSGILKLSVASTDHPLQALAEDYSSRVLKQLDYVGVMAFEFFEVDGGLKANEIAPRVHNSGHWTTEGAECSQFENHLRAVAGLPLGSTAKVGESAMLNFIGVVPPVEKVIAIDDCHLHHYGKAFKAGRKVGHANLRCKDRATLQAQILKVEALIAEQ, from the coding sequence ATGAAAATCGGTGTAATCGGTGGCGGCCAACTGGGCCGCATGCTGGCCCTGGCGGGAACCCCGCTGGGGATGAACTTCGCTTTCCTGGACCCGGCGCCGGACGCCTGCGCGGCGGCCTTGGGTGAGCACCTGCGCGCTGACTACAGCGACCCGGACCACCTGCGCCAACTGGCCGACGAGGTCGACCTGGTGACCTTCGAATTCGAAAGCGTCCCGGCCGAAACCGTCGCGTTCCTGTCGCAGTTCGTCCCGGTGTACCCGAGCGCCGAAGCCTTGCGCATTGCCCGCGACCGCTGGTTCGAGAAAAGCATGTTCAAGGACCTGGGCATTCCGACCCCGGCCTTCGCCGATATCCAGTCCCAGGCGGACCTGGATGCCGCCGTCGCCAGCATCGGTCTGCCGGCCGTGCTGAAAACCCGCACCCTGGGTTATGACGGCAAGGGCCAGAAAGTCCTGCGTACCGACGCCGATGTGGTCGGCACCTTCGCCGAGCTGGGCAGCGTCGCCTGCCTACTGGAAGGCTTCGTACCGTTCACCGGTGAAGTCTCGCTGATCGCCGTGCGTGCCCGTGATGGCGAGACCCGCTTCTACCCGTTGGTGCACAACACCCACGACAGCGGCATTCTCAAGCTGTCCGTGGCCAGCACCGACCACCCGTTGCAGGCCCTGGCCGAAGACTATTCCAGCCGTGTGCTCAAGCAGCTGGATTACGTTGGCGTGATGGCGTTCGAGTTCTTTGAAGTCGACGGTGGCCTCAAGGCCAACGAAATCGCCCCGCGCGTGCACAACTCCGGGCACTGGACCACCGAAGGTGCCGAGTGCAGCCAGTTCGAAAACCACCTGCGGGCGGTGGCGGGCTTGCCGTTGGGTTCCACGGCCAAGGTCGGCGAGAGCGCCATGCTCAACTTCATCGGTGTGGTGCCACCCGTGGAAAAAGTCATCGCCATCGACGACTGCCATCTGCATCACTACGGCAAGGCCTTCAAGGCCGGGCGCAAGGTCGGCCATGCCAACCTGCGCTGCAAGGACCGCGCGACGCTGCAAGCGCAGATCCTCAAGGTTGAAGCGCTGATTGCCGAGCAATAA
- the purE gene encoding 5-(carboxyamino)imidazole ribonucleotide mutase, with protein sequence MSALVGVIMGSKSDWSTLSHTADMLEKLGIPYEVKVVSAHRTPDLLFQYADEAESRGIEVIIAGAGGAAHLPGMCAAKTHLPVLGVPVQSAMLSGVDSLLSIVQMPAGIPVATLAIGKAGAINAALLSASILGAKHPQFHAVLKKFRAEQTDSVLDNPDPRIA encoded by the coding sequence ATGAGTGCATTGGTTGGCGTGATCATGGGCTCCAAGTCCGATTGGTCCACCCTTAGCCACACCGCCGATATGCTGGAAAAACTCGGCATTCCCTACGAAGTGAAAGTGGTCTCCGCCCACCGCACTCCGGATTTGCTGTTCCAGTATGCCGATGAAGCAGAATCCCGTGGCATCGAGGTGATCATCGCCGGTGCGGGCGGTGCAGCGCACCTGCCCGGCATGTGTGCGGCCAAGACCCACCTGCCGGTACTCGGCGTGCCGGTGCAGTCGGCGATGCTCTCGGGCGTGGATTCGCTGTTGTCCATCGTGCAGATGCCGGCCGGCATCCCGGTGGCGACCCTGGCGATCGGCAAGGCCGGCGCGATCAACGCCGCCCTGCTGTCCGCCAGCATCCTGGGCGCCAAGCATCCGCAGTTCCACGCGGTGCTGAAAAAATTCCGTGCTGAACAGACAGACAGCGTGCTGGACAATCCAGACCCACGCATCGCCTGA
- a CDS encoding zinc metalloprotease, giving the protein MPASVEYYRTLPAPHDILNLTPPETATLLKALNKNVIYTLGHLPTRPVSALKLLTQVLEHYLPRPELDRIFYACPPSDTTPQHTLYALYHHLVLFNALPSTYNASTVVFYTPGADALQALPPECQTLLKIALQNLEGIEFYLSDLADFWQARHPYADMTNQAYVARAFAVQLQCAASLRLADGSLDHESVALITLLASPGHISGCHLYRIAFQDEEQQAHVPLYGAFLITRTPANAAPGQNPCVLYVPGLKLQAFYSPALLRAHLIAELSETSLHRLLPCIDRNQLQRLEKLARQGLRDDHVSLSPMVFSPHFYEDVTLALINQQRRDIRHAWSWARPRHFQQANWINRHIETASDLRSLMTLESTFKDHATPAIAAFERKLPPRPAPIPAPAAPKPINLNVYIHRDLHGDSRLPSLREDYFSWLQTELEDLSGRTVMITFHQETGPAYLIDFKYRGDHRASLSAWKHTVLQHLEHASITLSPLDLYLLLTRDDIDSQAAGVAYLHDSFGIAATTSYRIAAHEVGHMLGALHKDGDNIFNGWWHETLMKNRDFFSFLRGNAYRFSDKNRDNIRTYLSQFD; this is encoded by the coding sequence ATGCCTGCATCGGTCGAGTATTACCGCACCCTACCCGCGCCCCACGACATCCTCAACCTGACACCGCCCGAAACGGCCACATTGCTCAAGGCGCTGAACAAAAATGTCATCTACACCCTGGGCCATCTGCCTACCCGCCCAGTGAGCGCACTGAAGCTACTGACCCAGGTGCTCGAGCACTACCTGCCCAGGCCCGAGCTGGACCGCATCTTCTACGCCTGCCCACCATCGGACACGACCCCGCAACACACTTTGTACGCCCTCTACCACCACCTCGTTCTGTTTAACGCTCTGCCCTCCACCTACAACGCCAGTACGGTGGTGTTCTACACCCCCGGAGCAGACGCCTTGCAAGCCCTGCCGCCCGAGTGCCAGACGCTATTGAAGATAGCCCTGCAGAACCTAGAGGGTATCGAGTTCTACCTGAGTGACCTCGCCGACTTCTGGCAAGCCCGGCACCCCTACGCCGACATGACCAACCAGGCGTACGTGGCCCGAGCCTTCGCGGTCCAGCTTCAGTGTGCGGCATCGCTCAGGCTGGCAGACGGGTCGCTGGACCATGAAAGCGTGGCGTTGATCACGCTCCTGGCGTCGCCCGGGCATATTTCCGGCTGCCATCTCTACCGCATCGCGTTTCAGGATGAAGAACAACAAGCGCATGTCCCGCTGTACGGCGCCTTCCTGATCACCCGCACGCCCGCCAACGCAGCACCCGGTCAGAACCCCTGTGTCCTTTACGTGCCCGGGCTCAAGTTGCAGGCGTTCTACTCGCCCGCCCTGCTCAGAGCCCACCTGATTGCCGAGTTGAGCGAGACCAGCCTCCACCGTCTGCTGCCGTGTATCGACCGCAATCAACTTCAGCGCTTGGAAAAGCTGGCCAGGCAAGGGCTACGGGACGATCACGTCAGCCTGTCACCGATGGTGTTCAGCCCGCACTTCTATGAGGACGTGACCCTGGCGCTGATCAACCAGCAACGCCGAGACATCCGGCACGCGTGGTCATGGGCGCGGCCTCGGCATTTCCAGCAGGCCAATTGGATCAACCGTCACATCGAGACCGCCTCGGACCTCAGGTCATTGATGACCCTTGAAAGCACCTTCAAAGACCACGCGACACCCGCCATCGCGGCGTTTGAACGAAAACTGCCACCCCGCCCAGCGCCCATTCCGGCGCCTGCTGCGCCGAAGCCGATCAACCTGAACGTCTACATCCATCGTGATTTGCACGGCGACAGCCGGCTGCCGTCCCTGCGCGAAGACTATTTTTCCTGGCTGCAAACCGAACTGGAAGACCTTTCCGGCCGGACAGTCATGATCACGTTTCATCAGGAAACCGGGCCGGCTTATCTAATCGATTTCAAATACAGAGGGGATCATCGGGCCAGCCTATCTGCCTGGAAACATACCGTCCTCCAGCACCTGGAACACGCTTCGATCACCCTTTCGCCGCTCGACCTGTATCTGTTGCTGACCCGCGATGACATTGACTCACAAGCGGCCGGCGTAGCTTATCTGCATGACAGCTTCGGCATTGCCGCGACAACGTCATACCGCATCGCAGCCCATGAAGTCGGGCATATGCTCGGCGCGCTGCATAAAGACGGCGACAATATTTTCAATGGCTGGTGGCACGAAACCCTGATGAAGAATCGTGACTTTTTCTCGTTCCTGAGGGGCAACGCCTACCGGTTCAGCGACAAGAACCGGGACAATATCCGCACCTACCTGAGCCAGTTCGATTGA
- a CDS encoding LysR substrate-binding domain-containing protein, with the protein MNLESKWLEDFSALAATRSFSQAAERRFVTQPAFSRRIRSLEAALGLTLVNRSRTPVELTAAGQLFLVTARTVVEQLGEVLRHLHHLEGGQGEVMQVAAAHSLALGFFPRWIAQLRNEGLNIATRLVATNVGDAVHALREGGCDLMLAFYDPDAAMQMDAEIFPSLHLGNTEMLPVCAADADGKPLFDLEGEGSVPLLAYSAGAFLGRSVNLLLRQRALRFTTVYETAMADSLKSMALEGLGIAWVPQLSVRAELARGELVVCGGPQWHVPLEIRLYRCALVRKANVRLLWRKLEGGAASPAV; encoded by the coding sequence ATGAACCTTGAGAGCAAATGGCTGGAAGACTTCAGCGCCCTGGCGGCGACCCGCAGTTTTTCCCAGGCGGCGGAGCGGCGCTTCGTCACCCAGCCGGCGTTCAGCCGACGCATCCGCAGTCTGGAGGCGGCGTTGGGGCTGACCCTGGTCAACCGCTCCCGCACGCCGGTTGAGCTGACGGCGGCGGGCCAGTTGTTCCTGGTCACCGCGCGCACGGTGGTCGAACAGCTCGGTGAAGTGCTGCGCCATTTGCATCACCTGGAAGGCGGGCAGGGCGAGGTCATGCAAGTGGCGGCGGCGCACTCCCTGGCCCTGGGCTTCTTTCCACGCTGGATCGCGCAACTGCGCAACGAAGGCCTGAACATCGCCACGCGACTGGTGGCTACCAACGTCGGCGACGCGGTGCATGCTTTGCGTGAGGGCGGCTGCGACCTGATGTTGGCGTTCTACGACCCCGACGCCGCGATGCAGATGGACGCGGAAATTTTCCCGTCGCTGCACCTGGGCAATACCGAAATGCTTCCGGTGTGTGCCGCCGATGCCGACGGCAAACCGTTGTTCGACCTGGAAGGCGAAGGCAGCGTACCGTTGCTGGCCTACAGCGCCGGCGCGTTTCTCGGTCGCTCGGTGAACTTGCTGTTGCGCCAACGGGCACTGCGCTTTACCACCGTGTACGAAACCGCCATGGCTGACAGCCTCAAGAGCATGGCCCTTGAGGGCCTGGGCATAGCCTGGGTACCGCAGTTGAGCGTGCGCGCCGAGCTGGCGCGGGGTGAGCTGGTGGTGTGCGGCGGGCCGCAATGGCATGTGCCGCTGGAAATCCGCCTGTACCGCTGCGCCTTGGTGCGCAAGGCGAACGTGCGGTTGCTGTGGCGCAAGCTCGAAGGCGGAGCGGCAAGCCCCGCCGTATAG
- the aspA gene encoding aspartate ammonia-lyase: protein MSSAASFRTEKDLLGVLEVPAQAYYGIQTLRAVNNFRLSGVPISHYPKLVVGLAMVKQAAADANRELGQLSEAKHAAISEACARLIRGDFHEEFVVDMIQGGAGTSTNMNANEVIANIALEAMGHNKGEYQYLHPNNDVNMAQSTNDAYPTAIRLGLLLGHDALLASLDSLIQAFAAKGVEFSHVLKMGRTQLQDAVPMTLGQEFRAFATTLGEDLARLKTLAPELLTEVNLGGTAIGTGINADPRYQALAVQRLAVISGQPVVPAADLIEATSDMGAFVLFSGMLKRTAVKLSKICNDLRLLSSGPRTGINEINLPARQPGSSIMPGKVNPVIPEAVNQVAFQVIGNDLALTMAAEGGQLQLNVMEPLIAFKIFDSIRLLQRAMDMLREHCIVGITANEARCRELVEHSIGLVTALNPYIGYENATRIARIALESGRGVLELVREEGLLDDAMLDDILRPENMIAPRLVPLKA from the coding sequence ATGTCCTCCGCTGCATCTTTCCGTACCGAAAAAGACCTGCTTGGCGTACTTGAAGTACCGGCTCAAGCGTATTACGGCATCCAGACCCTGCGAGCGGTGAACAACTTCCGCCTCTCGGGCGTTCCGATTTCGCATTACCCGAAATTGGTGGTCGGTCTGGCAATGGTCAAGCAAGCGGCGGCTGACGCCAACCGCGAGTTGGGCCAGCTCAGCGAAGCCAAGCACGCTGCCATCAGCGAAGCCTGTGCCCGTCTGATCCGCGGCGATTTCCACGAAGAGTTCGTGGTGGACATGATTCAAGGCGGCGCTGGCACTTCAACCAACATGAATGCCAACGAAGTCATCGCCAACATCGCGTTGGAGGCCATGGGCCACAACAAGGGCGAGTACCAATACCTGCACCCGAACAACGACGTGAACATGGCGCAGTCGACCAACGACGCCTACCCGACCGCGATCCGCCTGGGTCTGCTGCTGGGCCATGACGCGCTGCTGGCCAGCCTCGACAGCCTGATCCAGGCGTTCGCCGCCAAAGGCGTCGAGTTCAGCCACGTGCTGAAAATGGGCCGCACCCAACTGCAAGACGCCGTGCCGATGACCCTCGGCCAGGAATTCCGCGCCTTCGCCACCACCCTCGGTGAAGACCTGGCACGCCTGAAAACCCTGGCGCCGGAGCTGCTGACCGAAGTGAACCTGGGCGGCACCGCCATCGGTACCGGCATCAACGCCGATCCGCGCTACCAGGCCCTGGCCGTACAGCGCCTGGCGGTGATCAGCGGCCAGCCGGTCGTGCCGGCTGCCGACCTGATCGAAGCCACCTCCGACATGGGCGCCTTCGTGCTGTTCTCCGGCATGCTCAAGCGCACCGCGGTAAAGCTGTCGAAGATCTGCAACGACCTGCGCCTGCTGTCCAGCGGCCCACGCACCGGCATCAACGAGATCAACCTGCCGGCCCGCCAGCCAGGCAGCTCGATCATGCCCGGCAAGGTCAACCCGGTGATCCCGGAAGCCGTGAACCAGGTGGCGTTCCAGGTCATCGGTAACGATCTGGCCCTGACCATGGCAGCCGAAGGTGGCCAACTGCAACTGAACGTGATGGAACCGCTGATCGCGTTCAAGATCTTCGACTCGATCCGCCTGCTGCAACGCGCCATGGACATGCTGCGCGAGCACTGCATCGTCGGCATCACCGCCAACGAAGCCCGCTGCCGTGAACTGGTGGAGCACTCCATCGGCCTGGTCACCGCGCTGAACCCGTACATCGGCTATGAAAACGCCACCCGCATCGCCCGTATCGCCCTCGAAAGCGGCCGCGGCGTGCTGGAACTGGTGCGCGAAGAAGGCTTGCTCGACGATGCCATGCTCGACGACATCCTGCGCCCCGAAAACATGATTGCCCCACGCTTGGTCCCGCTGAAGGCCTAA
- a CDS encoding alanine/glycine:cation symporter family protein, translating to MLEVINDFLSGKVLIVLIVGLGGYFTIRSRFVQLRHFFHMFSVFKDSLKSSSDQLSSFQALMLSLAGRVGAGNIAGVGIAVTLGGPGAVFWMWVTALVGMSSSFIECSLGQLYKRTDAEGTFRGGPAYYIQHGLHKRWLGMVMAFLLLVTFGFAFNGLQAHAVTHSLNNAFGLDTTYTGLALAVLLGLVFIGGIKRIASIADLLVPVKTLVYIAVTLYVIVLQFDHVPAMLATIVKSAFGLDQAFGGLVGSAIIMGVKRGVFANEAGLGSAPNVAAVASVEHPIAQGVVQAFSVFLDTFVICTCTALLILLSGFYTPGFEGDGIALTQNSLAAVVGDWGRMFISVALALFVFTSIMYNYYLGESNLRFLVGNNRKVLMGYRALVLVLIFWGSIENLSTVFAFADITMTLLAFVNLFALAFLFKIAMRILNDYDNQRAAGIKTPVFDSSQFPDLDLDRKAWPANPVKPEPSAQASAELNVQAQR from the coding sequence ATGCTCGAAGTCATCAACGACTTCCTCTCAGGGAAAGTACTGATCGTGCTCATTGTCGGGCTCGGCGGTTATTTCACGATTCGCTCGCGTTTCGTACAACTGCGTCACTTCTTCCACATGTTCTCGGTGTTTAAAGACAGCCTGAAGAGCAGCTCCGACCAGCTCAGTTCCTTCCAGGCGCTGATGCTCAGCCTGGCCGGCCGCGTGGGTGCCGGCAACATTGCCGGTGTCGGTATTGCCGTGACACTGGGTGGCCCGGGCGCCGTGTTCTGGATGTGGGTCACCGCGCTGGTGGGCATGTCGTCGAGCTTCATCGAGTGCTCCCTCGGCCAGTTGTACAAGCGCACTGACGCCGAGGGCACCTTCCGTGGCGGCCCGGCCTATTACATCCAGCACGGTTTGCACAAGCGTTGGCTGGGCATGGTCATGGCGTTCCTGTTGCTGGTGACCTTCGGTTTCGCTTTCAACGGCCTGCAAGCCCACGCCGTGACCCACTCGCTGAACAACGCCTTTGGCCTGGACACCACCTACACCGGCCTGGCCCTGGCGGTACTGCTGGGCCTGGTGTTCATCGGCGGGATCAAGCGCATCGCCTCGATTGCCGACCTGCTGGTGCCGGTCAAGACCCTGGTCTACATCGCCGTAACCCTCTATGTGATCGTGCTGCAATTCGACCATGTGCCGGCCATGCTCGCGACCATCGTCAAGAGCGCCTTCGGCCTCGACCAGGCCTTCGGTGGCCTGGTGGGCAGCGCGATCATCATGGGTGTGAAGCGCGGCGTGTTCGCCAACGAAGCCGGCCTGGGCAGTGCGCCTAACGTGGCAGCAGTAGCCTCGGTTGAGCACCCGATCGCCCAGGGCGTGGTCCAGGCGTTCAGCGTGTTCCTCGATACCTTCGTGATCTGCACCTGTACCGCATTGCTGATCCTGCTCTCCGGCTTCTACACCCCGGGCTTTGAAGGCGACGGCATTGCCCTGACCCAGAACTCCCTGGCGGCGGTGGTCGGCGACTGGGGCCGCATGTTCATCTCGGTGGCCCTGGCGTTGTTCGTGTTCACCTCGATCATGTACAACTACTACCTGGGTGAGAGCAACCTGCGCTTCCTGGTGGGCAACAACCGCAAGGTGCTGATGGGCTACCGCGCACTGGTGCTGGTGCTGATCTTCTGGGGTTCCATCGAGAACCTGAGCACCGTGTTCGCCTTTGCCGACATCACCATGACCCTGCTGGCGTTCGTCAATCTGTTCGCCCTGGCGTTCCTGTTCAAGATCGCCATGCGTATCCTCAACGACTACGACAACCAGCGCGCAGCGGGCATCAAGACCCCGGTGTTCGACTCCAGCCAGTTCCCTGACCTGGACCTGGACCGAAAGGCCTGGCCGGCCAACCCGGTCAAGCCTGAGCCAAGCGCTCAAGCAAGTGCTGAACTGAACGTTCAAGCGCAACGCTGA
- a CDS encoding asparaginase, which produces MSPANNVMVLYTGGTIGMQASANGLAPASGFEARMREQLADVQVPAWCFREMSPLIDSANMTPAYWQHLHAAVVEAVDNGCDAVLILHGTDTLAYSAAAMSFQLLGLPAPVVFTGSMLPAGVPDSDAWENVSGALAALGEGLAPGVQLFFHGALMAPTRCAKIRSFGRHPFAALQRNGGVAQAEMIPAALHYRQPKTVANVGVLPLVPGIAAQQLDAVIDSGIQALVLECFGSGTGPSDNPAFLASLQRAQDQGVVVVAITQCHEGGVELDVYEAGSRLRGVGVLSGGGMTREAVFGKLNALLGAGLDTAEVRRLVELDLCGELS; this is translated from the coding sequence ATGTCCCCAGCTAACAACGTGATGGTGCTCTACACCGGTGGCACCATCGGCATGCAGGCCAGCGCCAACGGCCTGGCGCCTGCGTCCGGTTTTGAAGCACGCATGCGCGAGCAGCTTGCCGACGTGCAAGTGCCCGCCTGGTGCTTCCGGGAAATGTCGCCGCTGATCGACAGCGCCAACATGACCCCCGCCTACTGGCAGCACCTGCACGCCGCCGTGGTCGAAGCCGTGGACAACGGCTGCGACGCCGTACTGATCCTGCACGGCACTGACACGCTGGCCTACAGCGCCGCCGCCATGAGCTTCCAATTGCTCGGCCTGCCGGCGCCGGTGGTGTTCACCGGCTCCATGCTGCCCGCCGGCGTGCCCGACAGCGATGCCTGGGAGAACGTCAGCGGCGCCTTGGCGGCACTCGGCGAAGGCCTGGCGCCGGGCGTGCAGCTGTTCTTCCACGGCGCGCTGATGGCGCCGACCCGCTGCGCGAAAATCCGCAGCTTCGGCCGCCATCCGTTTGCTGCCCTGCAGCGCAATGGCGGCGTCGCCCAGGCCGAAATGATTCCGGCGGCCCTGCATTACCGCCAGCCCAAAACCGTGGCCAACGTCGGCGTGCTGCCGCTGGTGCCGGGCATCGCCGCCCAGCAACTGGACGCAGTGATCGACAGCGGTATCCAGGCGCTGGTGCTGGAGTGCTTCGGCAGCGGCACCGGGCCGAGCGACAACCCGGCGTTCCTGGCCAGCCTTCAGCGGGCGCAGGATCAGGGCGTGGTGGTGGTGGCGATCACCCAATGCCATGAAGGCGGCGTGGAACTGGATGTGTATGAAGCGGGCAGCCGCTTGCGCGGCGTCGGCGTGTTGTCCGGTGGCGGCATGACCCGCGAAGCGGTGTTCGGCAAGCTCAATGCACTGCTCGGTGCCGGACTCGACACTGCCGAGGTGCGCCGCCTGGTGGAACTCGACCTGTGTGGCGAACTGAGCTGA
- a CDS encoding AraC family transcriptional regulator, whose product MLHSHLTTLNAVSLVLNAFKAEGLPAQELLAGSGICAADLSRADTRITTNQEMRVCANAVARRRDIGLELGRQMHVSAYGMLGYALLTSATFGDALRLALHYPALLGTLFELSLEEDGQRVWFTARDYREDPALERFNVELCLASLKVICDDLLGQPLPLLGARFEHDAPDYRARYTESFPCPLQFQATANAFAFDRHWLEQPLPLADTVTHQAMAERCRKQNLEFTGRQAWLGRIRQLLTAQLNAAPGLEGLAMQMKCSARTLRRHLHELGCSYQELLDELRFERAKLLLAEDQWPIYRIAEALGFSETASFRHAFVRWSGVAPSQFRA is encoded by the coding sequence ATGCTGCACTCTCACCTGACCACCCTCAACGCCGTGTCCCTGGTGCTCAATGCCTTCAAGGCCGAAGGCTTGCCGGCCCAGGAACTGCTGGCCGGCAGCGGCATCTGTGCGGCGGACTTGAGCCGCGCCGACACGCGCATCACCACCAACCAGGAGATGCGCGTGTGCGCCAATGCTGTGGCGCGGCGGCGGGATATCGGCCTGGAACTGGGGAGGCAGATGCATGTATCGGCCTATGGCATGCTCGGCTACGCCCTGCTCACCAGTGCCACCTTTGGTGACGCCTTGCGCTTGGCGTTGCACTACCCGGCGCTGTTGGGAACACTTTTCGAGTTGAGCCTGGAGGAAGACGGCCAGCGCGTCTGGTTCACCGCCCGTGATTATCGTGAAGACCCGGCGCTTGAACGGTTCAATGTCGAACTGTGCCTGGCCTCGCTGAAGGTCATCTGCGACGACCTGCTGGGCCAGCCACTGCCACTGCTCGGCGCACGCTTCGAGCACGACGCCCCGGACTACCGCGCGCGCTATACCGAAAGCTTCCCTTGCCCGTTGCAGTTCCAGGCCACCGCCAACGCATTTGCCTTCGACCGGCACTGGCTCGAACAGCCACTGCCGCTGGCAGACACTGTCACCCACCAGGCCATGGCCGAGCGCTGCCGCAAGCAGAACCTGGAGTTCACCGGGCGCCAGGCCTGGCTGGGCAGGATTCGCCAGTTGCTCACCGCGCAACTCAACGCCGCGCCGGGCCTGGAAGGCCTGGCCATGCAGATGAAATGCTCGGCGCGCACCCTGCGCCGGCATTTGCACGAACTGGGCTGCAGCTACCAGGAGCTGTTGGACGAGTTGCGCTTCGAACGCGCCAAGCTGCTGCTGGCGGAGGACCAGTGGCCGATCTATCGGATTGCCGAAGCGTTGGGGTTCAGCGAAACGGCCAGTTTCCGGCATGCATTTGTGCGCTGGAGCGGCGTGGCACCGAGCCAATTTCGAGCATGA
- a CDS encoding histone deacetylase family protein, which translates to MLTIYSDDHHLHHGRCELMDGQLMPCFEMPSRADHVLQRVKDRELGPVQAPQDFGLAPLQRIHSRDYLDFFKGAWARWTEHGQDGDLLPYTWPARTLRRVLPTSLHGQLGYYSFDGGAPITAGTWQAAYSAAQVALTAQQAIQHGAHSAFALCRPPGHHAASDLMGGYCYLNNAAIAAQAFLDQGHRKVAILDVDYHHGNGTQSIFYDRSDVLFTSIHGHPEAEFPFFLGYADERGEGAGEGFNFNYPLPAGSGWDTWNAALEQACREIEHYGADIIVVSLGVDTFKDDPISQFKLDSPDYLAMGARIARLGKPTLFVMEGGYAVEEIGINAVNVLEGFEGATK; encoded by the coding sequence ATGCTGACGATCTACTCGGACGATCACCACCTGCACCACGGTCGCTGCGAATTGATGGACGGGCAACTGATGCCCTGCTTCGAAATGCCCTCGCGGGCCGACCATGTGCTGCAACGGGTCAAGGACCGCGAACTGGGCCCGGTGCAGGCGCCACAGGACTTTGGCCTGGCGCCGTTGCAACGCATCCACAGCCGCGATTACCTGGACTTCTTCAAAGGCGCCTGGGCGCGCTGGACCGAACACGGCCAGGACGGCGACCTGCTGCCCTACACCTGGCCCGCGCGCACCCTGCGTCGGGTGCTGCCCACCAGCCTGCACGGCCAGTTGGGCTACTACAGCTTCGATGGCGGTGCGCCGATTACCGCCGGAACCTGGCAGGCGGCCTACTCGGCGGCGCAAGTGGCACTCACCGCACAACAGGCGATCCAGCACGGCGCCCATAGTGCGTTCGCGTTGTGCCGCCCGCCGGGGCATCACGCCGCCAGCGACTTGATGGGCGGTTATTGCTACCTGAACAACGCGGCGATTGCCGCACAGGCGTTTCTCGACCAGGGCCACCGCAAGGTCGCGATCCTCGATGTGGACTACCACCACGGCAACGGCACCCAGTCGATTTTCTACGACCGCAGCGATGTGCTGTTTACCTCGATCCACGGGCACCCGGAGGCCGAGTTTCCGTTTTTCCTGGGCTATGCCGATGAGAGGGGCGAAGGCGCCGGGGAAGGCTTCAACTTCAACTATCCACTGCCCGCCGGCTCCGGCTGGGACACCTGGAACGCGGCGCTGGAGCAGGCCTGCCGGGAGATCGAACACTACGGCGCTGACATCATCGTGGTCTCACTGGGTGTGGACACCTTCAAGGATGACCCGATCTCACAGTTCAAGCTCGACAGCCCGGACTACCTCGCCATGGGCGCGCGCATCGCGCGCCTGGGCAAGCCGACGCTGTTCGTGATGGAAGGTGGTTACGCGGTGGAAGAAATCGGCATCAATGCCGTCAACGTGCTCGAAGGTTTTGAGGGGGCAACCAAATGA